Genomic segment of Rhodococcus sp. W8901:
CCGGGAAGGCCCCCTCCGGGCAGGCCCTCTACGACGAAACATGCGAGGACATTGCTGAGTCATTCGCCTCGCTTCGTGAGTTCGCAGAGAGCACGGGAGAGTCGTGGGATGCACAGAAGGCTGCCGACGACTTCATGGCGACCATGAAGGATCAGACTGGCTGGACTGTGCAGTTTGGGGCGGAGAGCGTCACGGTCACCGGAGGCGACCCGAGTCAGGGCATTCGCGTTGATGACTGGGACGACTTGAGCAAGTCCGATCAGGAACAGATCCGAAAGGCCGTCGAGGCCGCCGCAAAGGGCGAATGCTAGGACCAGCACTAACTTGCTGGTGACGACATCGGCCTGTATGGCCAATACCAGCCGCCGGAGACGTAGAACAACGAAAGACGCCCCACCCGTCGACTGAACTGACCCCCGGGAGTTGGACTGAGAAATCAGTTCAGACTCCCGGGGGTCAGTGTTTTGGATAGACGAAGTTCGCTGACGCAAGAGCAGCGCATCGCAGCAGTAGTGTTGTTCGAGAAAGGTGCGGCTTCGAGGGCCGTAGCGACGTCGTTGGAGGTGCCCCGCGATCCGATTCGTAGGTTGCACCAGCGGTGGCGGGTCCGAGGCAGAGGAGTGCTGGTGTCGAAGAGGGCAACGCCTGCTGTGTATCCGTTCGAACTGAAACTGGACCTTGTGCAGCGGTTCCTCGCGGGCGAGACACTCGCGGAGCTGGCGGAGGAAGGCGGGTTGTCTTCGCCTGTCCTGCTGCGTAGGTGGGTTCGGGAGTATCGCGCTCACGGCGAAGATGCGTTGCGGCCGAAGCCGAAGGGGCGACCAGCCAAGAGCACGGTCACGGGCGAGGAGACGGAGCTGGACCGTCTTCGCCGTGAGGTCGAGTATCTCCGGGCGGAGAACGCGTACCTGGGAAAATTGCGGGCCTTGATGGAGGAGAAACGACGGACAAGGTGAATGCCGTCGTTGCCCTCAAGGCCGTCCATTCCCTCACCACGTTGCTGAAGATCGCCGGTCTTGCGCGGTCGACGTTCTTCTACCACCAAGCCAGGCTGTCCGAGCCGGACAAGCACGCGGAGCTCAAGACCGCGATCCGGCAGATCTTCGACCGGCACGGCGGCCGCTACGGGCATCGCCGCATCCACCAGCGGCTGCGCCGCGAGGACTGGGTTCTGTCGAAGAAGACCGTCCTGAAGCTGATGAACACACTCGGGCTGCGTTGCGCGATCCGTCGCAAACGCTATGTCTCGTTCAAGGGCGAGCCCGGCAAGATCGCCCCGAACTTGTTGAGGCGCGACTTCACGACCACGGGGACGAACCAGAAGTGGGTCACCGACGTGACGGAGTTTCGTGTCGGCGAGCAGAAGGTCTACCTCTCGACGGTGATGGATCTGTTCGATCGGCAGATCATCGGTCACGCGCACGGAACTTCCCCGAATCTCGCGTTGACGAACACGTCGCTGCGCCGGGCGTTGAAGACCAGGCACCGAGGGCAGAAGCCGATTGTCCACTCCGATCAAGGATTCCAGTATCAGCATGTTTCCTGGCGGCGACTGCTGAAGGGGCGTGCGATCCAGTC
This window contains:
- a CDS encoding helix-turn-helix domain-containing protein, encoding MSKRATPAVYPFELKLDLVQRFLAGETLAELAEEGGLSSPVLLRRWVREYRAHGEDALRPKPKGRPAKSTVTGEETELDRLRREVEYLRAENAYLGKLRALMEEKRRTR
- a CDS encoding IS3 family transposase translates to MNAVVALKAVHSLTTLLKIAGLARSTFFYHQARLSEPDKHAELKTAIRQIFDRHGGRYGHRRIHQRLRREDWVLSKKTVLKLMNTLGLRCAIRRKRYVSFKGEPGKIAPNLLRRDFTTTGTNQKWVTDVTEFRVGEQKVYLSTVMDLFDRQIIGHAHGTSPNLALTNTSLRRALKTRHRGQKPIVHSDQGFQYQHVSWRRLLKGRAIQSMSRKGNCLDNAVMESFFGHLKDELYCNTTFLTVDTLTVAIDDYIAWFNTERSHSTLKGLSPVEYRAQALAA